The nucleotide window ATATATATGTATTAGATAAAATTGATTTACAAGAAATAAAAACAAAAGATTTTTTTAATATATTATCAAAATTAAAAATAGAGCAGAATAAAAAAATTCTTTTTTCCTTGGATGACAAAAATATAAAAACAATTAAGTCAGCTAGAAATATTAAAAATATAAAAACAATTAAGATTACAAGTTTAAATATATTAGATATCTTGAAATCAGATTATTTATTAACCACGGTAAAAGGAATTGATAAAATAGTTAAACACTATAAACAAATTTAATGTATGTTATTCTTTTCTAAAAAGAAAATTAAAACAGATTCAAAAGTTGATAAAAAAACTCAACCAAAGAGGGGTGATTTAGCTGTTACAAGTAAAACAAAGAGACAGTCAACTAAAATTAAAAAAAAGACTCAAACAACCAATAGTGGTTCAGTTGTTTCAAAAAAAGTTCCCCAAAAATCAACTCAAAAAGATAAAATATTGAAGCATGCCACAGGGTTGGCATATTTATCATTAACCAGGCCTATTATTACTGAAAAGGCAATGGTTTTACAAGAACAGGGAGTGTATACATTTGAGGTTCCAATTAATGCTAATAAAATAATGATAAAGAAAGCAATTAAGGAACTTTATGGATTTATGCCTGTTAGAGTTAACATAATAAAGTCAAAAGGAAAAAGAAAAAGATATGGCAAAAGCATGGGGATTACAAAGAAAAGAAAAAAAGCATTAGTTTATCTTAAAAAGGGAGAAAAAATAGAATTTTCTAAAAAATAATATGTTAAAAGTTCATAAACCAACAACTCCTTCCAGGAGAAAAATGAGTCAGATAAAAAATCCAGAATTAAGCAAAGACAGACCTGAAAAAAAGTTGATAACAATTTTAAAATACAAGGCAGGTAGGTCAAAAGGCAAGGTTGTAACCAGGCATAAAGGCGGACAAGCAAAACGTTTTTACAGAAAAGTTGATTTTAGACGAGAAAAATTTGATATTATTGGCATTGTGAAAGCCCTAGAATATGACCCAAATCGTTCGGCTTGGATTGCTTTAATTTTTTATGTTGATGGAGCCAAAAGTTATATTCTTGCTCCTAGTAAATTAAAAGCAGGAGATAAAATCCTAAGTTCAAAAAATAAAATAGAACCAGATAATGGAAATCGTATGCCATTAAAGCATATTTTAGCAGGAGCATTTATATATAATATAGAATTAGCTAGAGATCAAGGAGGAAAAATTGTTCGTTCGGCTGGAAATTTTGCCACTTTAATGGGATTTAAGGATAAGTATGCTCAAATTAAATTGCCTTCTGGAGAAATAAGATTAGTTTCAAAAGAATGTTCAGCTAGTTTGGGGCAGGTAAGTAATAAAGAATGGCGTTTTGTTCGTTGGGGGAAAGCAGGCAGAATGCGTCATAGAGGAATTAGGCCAACTGTTAGAGGAAAAGCGATGGCTCCGGTTGCTCATCCTCATGGAGGAGGAGAAGGAGGTTCTCCAATAGGGTTAAAACATCCTAAAACGCCGTGGGGAAAGCCAGCATTAGGTGTTAAAACTCGTTCAAAAAAGAAATGGACAAATAAATATATAGTTAAGCATAGAAAACATAAAAAACGTAAATAAAATAATTTATGTCTAGAAGTCTTAAAAAAGGTCCTTGGATTGACCAAAGATTATTAAAAAAAATTTCAAAATTAAAACAAGGAGACAAAACAGTAATTAAAACATGGTCAAGGGCATGTGTTATTGTTCCTCAAATGATAGGATTTACTATTGGTGTTCATAATGGAAAAATATACGTGCCAGTTTTTGTTGTTGAAAACATGGTTGGACATAAATTAGGAGAATTTTCCTTAACTAAAAAGTTTGTTAAGCATGGAGGAAAAATGCAGAGAGAAGCTGAAAAAGTCAATAAATAATAATAATGAATATAATAGCAATTACAAAAAATATCAGAATTTCACCAAAAAAAATGAGACAGGTTAGTATTGTTATAAAAGGAATGAATGTTCTTGATGCGATTGATTCTCTAAATTTTATTACCAGAAAGTCAGCTTCTTTTATTTTAAAAACGCTAAATTCAGCTATTGCTAATGCTGAAAATAATTTTTCTCTTAAAAAAGAAAATCTTTTTATAAAAGAAATTATGGTTGACGATGGTGTTACTCTTAAAAGATGGCGTGCTCGAGCATTTGGCAGAGCTGCTCCAATAAGAAAAAGAAGTTCTCATTTAACTATTATTTTAAATCAAGTTAAAGAAGAAAAAATAAAAAAGAAAGTCCAAAAATTAGCAGAGCCAAGCATTAAAAAAATCGCTAAATCTGGCGAACCAGTTTCTGTTCCAAGAGAAAAGCAGAGTAAATTAACAGACATGGATAAAGATAAACAAGCTAAGCATGAAGAAATTTTTGATAGTCGTATGAAAGGGAAACATCGGTCTAAGCAACATGTTGATAATGTGACTCAAAAACAATCAGGAGGAAGATTAAGTAGAATTTTTAGAAGAAAAAGTATATAAAAAATTATTATTATGGCCAGAAAAGTTAATCCAAAAATTTTCCGTATCCCATTTACAAGAGATTGGGAATCAAAATGGTTTGCTAATAAGCATGAGTTTAAAGATTTTTTAAAGAATGACTTACAAATTAGAAAATTTTTATCATTAAAATTAAAAAATTGCGGAATTTCTTCTATTAAAATAGAAAGACTATTAAATTCTATAAAAATTATTATTCATACTTCAAAACCAGGTATAATTATTGGTAGAGGAGGGACAGGGATCCAAAAAATTAGAAAGCAAATTAAGGACAAGTTTTTAAAAGAGAATCAATCCATTGAATTGAATATAGTAGAAGAAAAATCGCCAATGTTGTCAGCCAATATTATATTAGAGGAAGCAATTAGTGCCATAGAAAAAAGATTGCCTTATCGTAGAGTTATGAAAAAAATAATTAGAGATGTAAGTACGGCTGGAGCAAAAGGTGTAAAAATTATTATTAAAGGGAGATTAAATGGAGCTCAGATTGCTAGGTCAGAAAAATTAATTTGGGGGCAACTTCCTCTTCAAAAAATGAGAGCAGATATGG belongs to Patescibacteria group bacterium and includes:
- the rplW gene encoding 50S ribosomal protein L23, producing MLFFSKKKIKTDSKVDKKTQPKRGDLAVTSKTKRQSTKIKKKTQTTNSGSVVSKKVPQKSTQKDKILKHATGLAYLSLTRPIITEKAMVLQEQGVYTFEVPINANKIMIKKAIKELYGFMPVRVNIIKSKGKRKRYGKSMGITKKRKKALVYLKKGEKIEFSKK
- the rplV gene encoding 50S ribosomal protein L22, encoding MNIIAITKNIRISPKKMRQVSIVIKGMNVLDAIDSLNFITRKSASFILKTLNSAIANAENNFSLKKENLFIKEIMVDDGVTLKRWRARAFGRAAPIRKRSSHLTIILNQVKEEKIKKKVQKLAEPSIKKIAKSGEPVSVPREKQSKLTDMDKDKQAKHEEIFDSRMKGKHRSKQHVDNVTQKQSGGRLSRIFRRKSI
- the rpsS gene encoding 30S ribosomal protein S19 — encoded protein: MSRSLKKGPWIDQRLLKKISKLKQGDKTVIKTWSRACVIVPQMIGFTIGVHNGKIYVPVFVVENMVGHKLGEFSLTKKFVKHGGKMQREAEKVNK
- the rplB gene encoding 50S ribosomal protein L2, with amino-acid sequence MLKVHKPTTPSRRKMSQIKNPELSKDRPEKKLITILKYKAGRSKGKVVTRHKGGQAKRFYRKVDFRREKFDIIGIVKALEYDPNRSAWIALIFYVDGAKSYILAPSKLKAGDKILSSKNKIEPDNGNRMPLKHILAGAFIYNIELARDQGGKIVRSAGNFATLMGFKDKYAQIKLPSGEIRLVSKECSASLGQVSNKEWRFVRWGKAGRMRHRGIRPTVRGKAMAPVAHPHGGGEGGSPIGLKHPKTPWGKPALGVKTRSKKKWTNKYIVKHRKHKKRK
- the rpsC gene encoding 30S ribosomal protein S3, with translation MARKVNPKIFRIPFTRDWESKWFANKHEFKDFLKNDLQIRKFLSLKLKNCGISSIKIERLLNSIKIIIHTSKPGIIIGRGGTGIQKIRKQIKDKFLKENQSIELNIVEEKSPMLSANIILEEAISAIEKRLPYRRVMKKIIRDVSTAGAKGVKIIIKGRLNGAQIARSEKLIWGQLPLQKMRADMDYSRGAAHTVFGVIGIKVWIYKGQQFKKEKAD